The Cohnella abietis genome has a segment encoding these proteins:
- a CDS encoding sensor histidine kinase: MDNRRNDQRIKWLILLIPTLTIGLWEYVRHAFLLPYLSMDLGNLLAPFIVLAVTLTLVRGLFSRLEQSQQALQNEKSTNAALEEREQLARELHDGISQSLFLLAVKLDQLDEIQTNEPVKQLGAGLRETVRVMHEDVRQAIASLRLPPSPAAAAWVVPLKELLSETAAITEAQAEFIWNIPDATLTDKEKVELHACLREALFNVRKHAKASRVFVIGEPDDTGGFRCAVEDDGEGFIGDPLFAPGRFGLRMVRDRAHGMGWTFNAERRGDHTVVELLKLGGKST; the protein is encoded by the coding sequence ATGGATAATCGAAGGAATGACCAGCGAATTAAATGGCTTATTTTACTCATTCCTACGCTAACAATCGGACTTTGGGAATATGTGCGGCATGCGTTCTTGCTTCCTTATTTATCAATGGACCTGGGTAATTTGCTTGCTCCTTTTATCGTGCTGGCCGTAACATTGACACTCGTTAGAGGCTTGTTCTCCCGGCTTGAGCAATCCCAGCAGGCGCTGCAAAATGAAAAGTCAACGAATGCAGCTCTCGAGGAGCGTGAACAGCTCGCTAGAGAATTGCACGACGGCATCTCTCAATCCTTGTTTCTTCTAGCAGTTAAGCTTGATCAATTAGATGAAATCCAAACGAATGAGCCTGTGAAGCAATTAGGAGCGGGTCTCAGAGAAACAGTAAGGGTCATGCATGAGGATGTACGACAAGCCATTGCTAGCTTGCGTCTTCCCCCTTCACCGGCAGCTGCTGCTTGGGTTGTGCCACTAAAGGAATTGCTTAGTGAAACTGCAGCTATAACAGAAGCGCAGGCTGAGTTTATTTGGAACATACCGGATGCAACCTTGACTGACAAAGAAAAGGTAGAGCTCCACGCTTGTTTGCGGGAGGCGCTTTTTAACGTTAGAAAGCATGCTAAGGCATCGAGGGTATTTGTAATTGGTGAACCAGATGACACCGGAGGATTTCGATGCGCGGTTGAGGACGATGGAGAAGGCTTCATTGGTGATCCGTTGTTTGCACCGGGAAGGTTCGGTTTAAGAATGGTAAGAGACCGCGCACACGGTATGGGATGGACCTTCAACGCTGAACGCCGCGGTGATCATACAGTTGTGGAGCTGCTTAAGCTGGGAGGAAAGAGCACATGA
- a CDS encoding response regulator — protein sequence MSDPIRILLVDDHRHAREGMRTIVSAVPDFLIIGEAATGEEALLLMDELLPDLILMDINMPGMGGLEAVKIIKSAHPSVKIIMVTVSDDVSHLFEALKKGAQGYLLKNLNPSAWRDYLRAVAFDEAPLNPELAMSILREFADAKAKNSPAFVKEKEHESDGLTPREKGILQEVARGQKNRDIAVSLGLSEHTVKNHLKNILQKLHLNNRVQLTRYAYEQGMVETE from the coding sequence ATGAGCGATCCTATTCGTATTTTGCTTGTCGACGATCATCGTCACGCACGGGAAGGGATGCGGACTATTGTTTCCGCTGTTCCAGATTTTTTGATCATTGGGGAAGCCGCCACAGGAGAAGAAGCGCTACTATTGATGGACGAGCTGTTACCTGATCTCATTTTAATGGACATTAATATGCCAGGAATGGGTGGACTTGAAGCCGTTAAAATCATAAAAAGCGCGCACCCAAGTGTGAAAATAATAATGGTAACTGTGTCCGATGACGTTTCCCATTTATTCGAGGCACTCAAGAAGGGGGCGCAGGGGTATTTGCTTAAAAACCTTAACCCTTCCGCTTGGCGGGACTATCTTCGCGCGGTAGCATTTGACGAGGCGCCGCTCAATCCGGAGCTGGCTATGTCTATTTTGCGTGAATTCGCAGATGCAAAGGCGAAGAACTCACCGGCCTTCGTTAAAGAGAAGGAACACGAAAGTGACGGATTGACTCCACGGGAGAAGGGGATTTTGCAGGAGGTTGCGCGTGGGCAAAAAAACAGGGACATTGCGGTGTCCTTGGGCTTGTCGGAGCATACCGTTAAAAACCACCTGAAGAACATTTTGCAGAAGCTGCATTTAAATAACAGGGTCCAATTAACTCGCTATGCCTACGAACAGGGAATGGTAGAGACTGAATAG
- a CDS encoding YcnI family copper-binding membrane protein, with the protein MKKSLALTLVLLFSIGFAGLASAHVTVQPKEVPAGSYQVFTVRVPSEKDSATTSVKLAIPDNVAVSRIEPKPDWTYEIEKGAENKFVSVTWKATGSGLGATEFGEFRVQGKVADDAKELVWKAYQTYADGEVVEWTGAADADKPASVTAVTAAAGGGDGHGAAGAGTDKDHDGESRDTLTLSLAIAGLAAGVLALLIALFRKRA; encoded by the coding sequence ATGAAAAAAAGCTTGGCGCTCACTCTTGTTTTATTATTCTCGATTGGTTTTGCTGGTCTGGCCAGCGCACACGTAACTGTCCAACCTAAAGAGGTTCCGGCAGGCTCCTATCAAGTATTCACGGTTCGTGTTCCATCTGAGAAAGATTCTGCAACGACTTCTGTAAAACTTGCTATTCCGGACAATGTTGCTGTAAGCCGCATTGAGCCTAAGCCGGATTGGACTTATGAGATTGAGAAGGGCGCGGAAAATAAATTCGTTAGCGTCACTTGGAAAGCAACAGGAAGCGGACTTGGCGCAACTGAATTCGGTGAATTCCGCGTACAGGGTAAAGTGGCTGACGATGCTAAGGAATTAGTGTGGAAAGCATACCAAACATACGCAGACGGCGAAGTTGTGGAATGGACTGGCGCTGCTGATGCAGACAAACCAGCCTCGGTAACTGCTGTAACAGCAGCTGCTGGCGGTGGCGATGGTCATGGTGCAGCAGGTGCTGGTACGGACAAAGATCATGATGGAGAAAGCCGCGATACGTTAACATTATCGCTTGCTATTGCAGGTTTGGCTGCTGGTGTATTGGCTCTGCTCATTGCTTTGTTCCGTAAGCGGGCGTAA
- the pheS gene encoding phenylalanine--tRNA ligase subunit alpha: protein MKERLEALRHEALEQLHKVADAASLNDLRVQYLGKKGQLTEILRGMGALSAEERPIIGQVGNDVRAAIEAVIAEKQDGFDRAATAHRLQAETIDVTLPGKAVNLGSVHPLNKVAQEIEDIFIGMGYSIAEGPEVETDFFNFEALNLPKNHPARDMQDSFYITDEILLRTHTSPVQIRTMKAMNGQTPVKIICPGKVYRRDDDDATHSFMFNQIEGLVIGPNIRMSDLKGTLLQFVREMYGPQMEIRLRPSFFPFTEPSAEVDVTCAQCSGKGCRMCKHTGWIEILGCGMVHPKVLEHGGYDPNEVTGFAFGMGVERIALLKYDIDDIRHFYANDTRFLTQFAKI, encoded by the coding sequence ATGAAAGAACGATTAGAGGCTCTGCGACACGAAGCGTTGGAGCAGCTTCACAAGGTGGCGGATGCCGCAAGCTTAAATGATCTTCGCGTTCAATATTTGGGTAAAAAAGGACAGCTAACGGAAATATTGCGTGGTATGGGAGCATTAAGCGCTGAGGAACGTCCGATTATTGGGCAAGTTGGTAATGATGTTCGTGCTGCAATCGAGGCTGTCATTGCGGAAAAGCAAGACGGATTTGATCGCGCTGCGACTGCGCATCGTCTTCAAGCGGAGACGATTGATGTTACTTTGCCAGGCAAAGCAGTGAATTTAGGATCTGTTCATCCATTGAACAAGGTCGCTCAAGAAATTGAAGATATTTTTATCGGGATGGGGTACTCCATTGCTGAGGGTCCTGAAGTAGAAACCGATTTTTTCAACTTTGAAGCACTGAACCTGCCTAAAAACCATCCCGCACGCGATATGCAGGATTCCTTCTATATAACAGATGAAATTTTGCTTCGCACGCACACGTCTCCCGTTCAGATTCGCACGATGAAAGCGATGAACGGTCAAACACCAGTTAAGATCATTTGTCCAGGTAAGGTTTACCGTCGCGATGATGATGATGCAACACATTCGTTCATGTTTAATCAGATTGAAGGCCTCGTAATCGGACCGAATATTCGGATGAGCGATTTGAAGGGTACGCTGCTGCAATTCGTTCGTGAGATGTATGGACCGCAAATGGAAATTCGTCTTCGTCCAAGCTTCTTCCCGTTCACTGAGCCAAGTGCAGAGGTTGACGTGACTTGCGCGCAATGTAGCGGAAAGGGCTGTCGGATGTGTAAGCATACAGGCTGGATAGAAATTCTTGGCTGTGGCATGGTTCACCCGAAGGTTCTTGAGCACGGCGGCTACGATCCGAATGAAGTGACTGGCTTTGCCTTTGGAATGGGTGTGGAGCGTATTGCTCTGCTTAAATACGACATTGATGATATTCGCCACTTCTACGCTAACGACACGAGGTTTTTAACACAGTTCGCTAAGATTTGA